gctaattattagagaaatgcaaatcaaaaccaaaataaggtaacacctcataccagtcagaatggccaccatcaaaaagtttacaaataataaatgctggagagggtgtggagaaaagggaatgtaaattggtggagccactatggaaaacagtatggaggttccttaaaaaactaaaattaggacttccctggtggcacagtggttaagaatccgcctgccaaagcaggggacacgggttcgatccctggtccaggaagatcccacatgccctggagcaactaagcccgtgcgccacaactactgaccctgcatgccacaactactgagcctgtgtgccacaattactgaagtccgcacaccctagagcccgtgttccacatcaaagagaagccaccacaatgagaagcacgtgcactgcagcgaagagtagcccccgctcaccacaactagagaaagcccgtgtgcagcaaagaccaaacacagccaaaaataagtaaataaaaaataaaataaaataaaataaaactataaaaaaaacccCCTAAAattagagttatcatatgatccagcaatccccctcctgggcTGTATCCGGAAAAGACAGAAACTCtaattctgcctgccaatgcaggggacacgggttcgtgccctggtctgggaagatcccacatgccgcggagcaactgggcccgtgagccgcaattactgagcctgcgcatctggagcctgtgctccgcaacaagagaggccgcgatagtgagaggcctgcgcaccgcgatgaagagtggcccccgcttgccacaactagagaacgccctcgcaccgaaacgaagacccaacacagccataaataaataaaaataaaaataaaaataaaaattataaaaaaaaaaaaagaaaagatacatgcactggacttccctggtggtgcagtggttaagaatctgcctgccaatgcaggggacatgggttcaagccctggtccgggaagatcccacatgccgcagagcaactaagcccatgcgccacaactactgagcctgagctctagagctggtgagccacaactactgaagctcgcatgcctagacgctgtgctccacaataagagaagccactgcaatgagaagcccacacaccgcaacgaagagtagcccccgctcgcagcaactagagaaagcccacgctcagcaacgaaggcccaatgcagccgaaaataaataaataaataaattaaaaggaaaaaaaaaaaagatacatgcacctcaatgttcactgcagcattatttacaatagccaaggcaaggaagcaacctaaatgtccatcaacagatcaatggataaataaaatgtggtgtgtatgtgtgtatgtgtgtatgtacacacacacacacacacacacaatggaatattactcagccacaaaaaaataatgaaataatgccatttgcagcaacagggatggacctagagatcatcatactaaatgaagtaagtcagacagaaagacaaatattatgtggtatcacttctatgtggaatctaaaaaactaatacaaatgaacttatcagaaaacagaaacagactcacagacacagaaaacaaacttatgattaccaaaggggaagggggtgataaattaggagtatggggttaacagatacacactaccatacataaaataaacaggggcttccctggtggtgcagtggttaagaatccgcctgccaatgcaggggatacatgttcgagccctggtccgggaagatcccacatgccgtggaagcaactaagcctgtttgccccaactactgagcctgcactctagagcctgcgtgccacaactactgaagcccacgcacctagagcctgtgctccgcaacaagagaaaccaccgcaatgagaagcccacacaccgcagtgaagagtagcccctgctcgctgcaactaaaagaaagcccgcgtgcagcagtgaggacccagtgcagccaaataataaaattaatacataaattaaaaaaaaataataaacagcaaggatttactgtatagcactgggaagtgtagtcaatatcttgtataaacctataatggaaaagaatctgaaaaagaatatatgtgtatgtgtgtgtgtgtgtgtgtgtgtgtgtatacctgaatcactttgctatacacctgaaactaacacaatattgcaaatcaactatacttcaattaaaaaaaaaaaaaaagaatgttaggcCATCATAGGCACTTAATAGATGCTAGATTTCTGATAAGCGGCTCTGTTTAGCTGATCTTAATGTGCTGCCATATCACTGGAAGCACAGGCCACTGAATTAGTGCCTTCCCAGGACAGCTGCCCTATGCCCTCGGAGAGGCACAACTCACAGGAGCATTCTAGGTATTGACCCTGAGTCACTGTCTGGAGTCAGTCTTAAAAAGCAGAGCCTCAAGGGTGTAATTATCTTTGTACAGTATGTTGTTCATCTATATGCGAAGTTGAGCTTCATAAAGGTCACATGATATCGAGAGAAATGACAGCTCTGGGCAAAACAACAGATACTTAAGAGTTTGGAAATCATATGTTGGAACAAGGAGGAGCGTTTAGGGCTGGGGGTCTCAACTCTGTGTCCACCACGTCTCTCACATCCATCTGCTCCTTTCTGCCATCAGTCACCACCACTGCCCTCAGGCCAGGCCTCATTACCTCTAGCTTCACTGCAAAGGCCCACTTACATCCAACCTCACCCACAGTGCCAAAGGGCACATTCACTCACCACAGACTGGATCATGgcattccctctgcctgcagaATAAAACTCCTCAGCCTCATAAGAGGGCCCCACTGATCTGGCCTCAACTTACCTGACGTCACTGCTACTACtgtgccatgcagtgtggcccaAGCTTTGATCACCTCGAGCggtttcctctgcctgggacaTCCTTCCCCCACAGCTTTCTCTGTCCTCATTCCCATTCGTCTGTCAAGACCCTGCTTGCTCAGACCCTTGCTCCTCACATAAACCCTTCATTTCTTTGGCCCTTCCCCTGGTACTTGTCAGTCTGCCTCCTAGCCTTAATGGCACATGAATGTGTCTGTCTCTGCTTAAAATAtgttgtttgtttcatctttacaTTTTGGCAATGGAAGGTCGTGATGAAAAAATGAAGGGACAGAGGGAACCCTAAAGAAAAGGTTAGGACGAGGGACAGGAATTCACCTACCTGTCCTTGACTTGCAGCAGGTAGCAGACCAAGCAGTAGCCAGCACAACTCTGCACAAAATTGCGCTGGGCACTGAGGAATGCCTCAGTAGTGTAACTGCCATGCTCCTGCAGGAAGTAATCGAGCAAGGAGAGCTGTGACTGTTTCTTCACCTGGTGGATAGACACAGCATTGACCACTGGTTCAATCATGCCACTGTCGGCCGAAATCACAAGAATCTTGTATGGCTTGATCCACAGGGGTACTCGCTCCTGTTCCCAAATGGACTGTGAGGAAACACAGAGGCATTGTGACTCTCTAAATGGGGGGAGGAGGCTAAATTCCCCTCTGTCCCCAACCTTGGACAGTTCCCATCTTTAGTGGCTTTGAATTCTAGGCCACCAAGTGAGTAAAACCCCCGATCCCACTGAGAACCAGGAAGTTCTGAACGGAGTCCAGGGTCTGACAAGACATAGGTGGCATGTGGGAAAAGGTATCTCATAGAGATGTCCAAAAacgggagggagaagaggaaaccTCGCTGTCACCTCCCAAGCTGGGTGAGTGGGAGCTATTAACCCAAGTTGAAAGAACAGGGAAAAAGACCAAAAAGGATTTAGGGTCAGAGAAAGTTTctccagaaaatgaaaatatttatataaagaactGACTAAACAGGTGAAGTTGCTTGTAGGCAACTAACCTGGGGGTCAGGGATTGACATCTCAGCCCACTGCAACCCACTTGCTGCAAATCAGTTGGGAGTTCCGATCAGTGATCAGAACAGGTGCCAGTCACAAAAGGGCCACAAGAGGTCGCTGTGGAGCTGCCCCCGGGGCTGTACTTCCTGGTAGGAGCACCAGCTTAGTTTAACGTAAATCCAACTTAGACTACTGGGCAGGAAGATGGTCCCCAGCAGAGCTCCCTGCAGAAGGACCTGAGTGATCACCTCAGGTGGCCTGCAGATGGGCTGAgtttcccttctttctccctcccttctcttacCTGCAGTTGCTTCAACACCTGGAAGGCCAGCAGCTCCTGCCGAAGGTCATCCCCACACTTGACAATGACTGACAGGAGCCGCCAGTTGGGGAGATGGCCATAGGGGGAGCCCTCTCTAATGCGCCTGTGAAGAGAAGCAAAAAGATGTCAAAGGGTGATGCCAGGTTGAGGACAGAGACACGGCTTCTATCAAAAATCCAAATCAAACTCCTCACAAGGTAAGGACTCAGACCGCCTGGGGGCCTGATGGATTTTGCGGTGGGTGGTGGGCTGAGAGACAATATGGATGGTGGACCCCACCCAACTCACCGCACTTTCTCCTGCCAGGGCTCTTTGAGAGCAACTGCAGAAGGGTCTTCTGGGTCTCGTTTGAAGGCTGTGGGGGTGTGAGCCAGCTGCTCCGAAAGGCGCCGTCTAGCAGGAAGAAACTATATCATTTGCTTGGAGGAGTTACCCCAGATCCTCATGTCCCTGTCTATGCCAGCATTTCCTGCACTGTCTTCTTGATTCTGGGCACACAGAGATAGAAACCTGGGCTGAGAGAGACTCATGGAAGGAAACACACCACTGATATCTTTTTGCTAACCTGGTGGTTTGTAATCATGTTCAATGCAGATTACCAGGCCCTGCCCATTCTCCTACCAAGATTCTGCATTCAGAACAGGTGTGGCTCCgcatctgcatttccaacaagatCTCCTCCCTCGCCCTGGATTCTGACACGTGTGTCCTCAGACCCACTCTGGGAAACACTGTTGTAATTCCTTCCTCTggtgctttcattcctttggagtccttttaaaatttaacttcttTCTGTAGTAGCCCAGTAATTTCTCAACCCACACCTTCAACGCCTCAAGTTTGGTGGCCTCAGGACAAGGACAGAgtaaggagagagaagggagaaagataCAGGCTGACAGACAGGAAGGGGACAAAGAGATAGGCAGTGCCTAAGAGAGGGGTGAAAAATGACGGGCAACATGGTCTGGCCATACCGGATGTCgcctgctgcaatgaacacaggctCCTTGCTCTCTTGGCTGGTGATGCTGTCCACGGAGAACTGGGAGATGTTGTCACAGCTGTTGGTGTGCACTTCAGGGAGCTGGGGAGAGCAGGGGACTGCAGGTCAGAAGCGCTGAGCACAGGGGTTGCCTCTTTCACCTCCTCCTCAGATCACCCTGTGTGCTGCCATCTCCACGACACGATCAGTCCTCCCTTCCAAACCCTGCTCCAAAAAGCCTCCCCTGGTTACGCACCATCCTGACCACTTGGACCCCAAACTGCCTAGGCACCCCCCCTACCCCGCACACAGATCCTCTAGCAGTGTTTTTCAATGTGTCAACTAcctgcatcagaattacctggaatGCTGCTAAAACACAGATCCCAAACCCCACCATCAATCTGAATTAGAATTACTGGGAATGGGATCTGGAAgtctgaatttctaacaagttctccaGAAGACTTCTAATGCACTCAAGTTTGCAAACCACTGCCATGACCATCACAGAAAGCTGAATTTTCAGCCTTATATTGAGAGCTCCCCAAGGCCAGGGATGCATTCTCCCTTAGGGTCCAGAACAGAACCTCTCCAGGCTAGGTTCCTCTGAGCATTTCTTCAACCTAAGTCATTCAGTCttatctccccatctctctctaaCTATAAAATACTCTACCAGACCCCAAGGTCCATATCAAGTCCCTTCTTTACTCTTTCCTTTGTACAAGTGCATTTCTCCTTAACCCCATTGATCACTTACTGCACATTGCCTTGTTGTGTATcttatacatagatttttttcttaaatgtctgCATCCAGTCTCCCCATTTGGACTGTAAGCTCAAGTACAGAGAGTCTGCCTTTTCACAAAGTGAAATCTGGTTGTGCTACAGCTCTAATAAAATCCTGCTCTGGATCCCTACAACCCCAGAACAAAATCCAGGTTTCTTTCCACAGTTTACAGGATCCTTCTTACAATCTGGCCCATGAcggcctctccagcctcattctTCACCACCTCGTCATCTCACGACCACACATCACAGCCACACaaaatttctttctattcttaaAAGGGGCCAAGCTCTCTCATGTCTTCCAGTCTTtacacttgctgtttcctctgcctggaatactctgTACAGCTAATTCCTACCTACCTTCAGGCCTCAGCTGAGATATTATTTCCTCCAGGAAATCTTTTGGGGCATGTCCAACCCCAAGTCTGGAATAAGTGCTACCTCCACCCTCAGGTGCTCCCATGACACCCCATCCTCTCCAGCACAACCTGGATCACACCACACTACATCTACCTGCTGACTGGCCTCGTTCTCTCTCCTATTAGCTCATAAGCCCCTTGCAGGCAGGGGCCAAGCCTTGTTTACTAGCACACAGCACTCAGGGCTGGCACAAGAAGGCCCTCCATAAACAttccttgaatgaatgaatgtatgactGATTCTTCTCTGCGTTCCTAAGACAACTTTATATCGCAggtgttcaatatatattttgattaaatttttcaCACTCCCCTGGGCTTAGAAGTTCCTTCTTACAGTAGGCCTAAATTCTTCTTGCAGGAAAACGAGCTCCACCTGAATCTGTTCCAGACTAGAGCTGTTCAGAGCTGTCCCCTCTCACACCTGTCACTACCTACGGCACTCATTTGGGTACTTGCTTCAGCCTGTCTCAGGGTGTGCTGTGTTGTCTCAAATACATTGAAAGTTCCAGAATAGGTGCTGTGCCCTTGGAGCTCCCTCACCTCCACCTGCAGCTCGCCTATGTCATCCACCGACCAGGCCTCATCATCGTTGTCATAGTTGGGCACAGTGCTGAAGCTGCCTGCCCGCTGCTCGTGGCTGATGCCGCATTCGGGCAGGTTCTCTACAGACCGGGTGCTACGAATTCGGTTCTCCGGGATCCGGGCAGGGACGTTGGTGGTGTCGAAGTTTTCACATTCGAGGACTTCCACATAGATCAGGTAGGGAGCCTGGGGGTAAGTGAGAACAGTATTTGCAACTTACCTCCACCACTGTTCCCCCCAAACCTCAACTCTGCTAACACGGTTCTTCCTGCTGCCCACTCCTGCTCCAACCTGAATCCATCAGTCCCCTGGCACCAGGAATGCCATATTTAGGGCAGGAACTTATCCTATGGGTGCTGCTACTTTGTGAGCTCCAATTCTTAGCGTCTTTCAGTTGTCTCCTTAATCAAAAACATACCTGAGGTGTTACCCTCTTCAGCCATGGCTGAAATACTGTAAAATACTAGTTTTTTCCCCGGAAATAGTGCTTCTTAAATGttggtttggggcttccctggtggcgcagtggttgagaatctgcctgccaatgcaggggacacgggttcgagccctggtctgggaagatcccacatgccacggagcaactaggcccgtgagccacaactactgagcctgcgcgtctggagcctgtgctccgcaacgggagaggccacgacagtgagaggcccgcgcaccgcgatgaagagtggcccccgcttgccacgactagagaaagccctcgcacagaaacgaagacccaacacagccaaaaataaaaaaaaaataaaaaaaaaaaaaaaaaaaaggaaaaaactcaactatatgctaaaaaaaaaaaaaaaaaaatctttaaatgttgGTTTGCATGAGAACCACCTGGGGTGCATGTTGAAAACTGACTTACTTGGGGCCCAACCCAAATCTAGTAACTCAGCctggggctggagcccaggaatctgcatttttaaaaaggtgtccACCTTCCCCAGGTGGTTCTACTACAAGAGGTGTCCCCCAAACTGAACAGGACACAGTCTTGTAAAGCAGTGGTCCACACACTATTCTGCTTATGTACTTCCTAAAAGTATTCTGAAAAATCATGTATCCCCTCAGTTTTAAGTTGACAGCTAAAATTTTTCATGAGAAGTTACTTGCCAAAGTATATACTTTCTGGTGTCatgtaaatattgatattttaaaaataaaactgttacatcactgtcttaaaaaaaaaaaaaaagaatttggctGAGAGAGTACGCAGgtctttaaaatgtttcagcTGAGCTTCAAAATGTATAGATGATGCACCGGGGCAAAACCATTCCAAACCATCAATTACCACCCATTCAGAGAGGCCTGAATGCCTCTGTGGGCTTGtcctaaaaacagacaaaaagactGGGAAAAAGTTGGGCACCGTTCCAAGCAGGATTCTAATCTTCAATACGtcttctgggaaaaaaatctgaaccaTTAGTGCTCATTTCAACCAGCAGACTAATTTAGCtaattctctccttctccctgcccACTGTGATCAGAAAAGGTCTTAGAAACAAAGATTTCTCTACTCTCATTGTTGCTGTACCTGGAAAGCCTAAGAGTTATAGAAGGGCTGGAGAAGAGCTACCAAAAGGACTgtaaggaggggaggagagcggCTCTCTCCTGAGACATGGCAAGAGGCAAGCTGAAAAGATCAGGCCTCTTTGATCCAGAAAAACAAAGCCCAAGAAGGGGAACAGGAGGGCCCTGGGAATCACAACAGTACTCAGGTGAAGTCAAGGCTGACACGTGCACGTGAGCTATGGAGGGAGTCTAGGATGCTGGTGGGGCACCCCtgggcacatacacacaccccggACAACGACAGGAGTAGAGTCAGATGAGGGGAATGGTTTGGGCCAGAGCCCACC
Above is a window of Balaenoptera acutorostrata chromosome 1, mBalAcu1.1, whole genome shotgun sequence DNA encoding:
- the PI4KB gene encoding phosphatidylinositol 4-kinase beta isoform X3 encodes the protein MAIGKRLATLPTKEQKTQRLISELSLLNHKLPARVWLPTAGFDHHVVRVPHTQAVVLNSKDKAPYLIYVEVLECENFDTTNVPARIPENRIRSTRSVENLPECGISHEQRAGSFSTVPNYDNDDEAWSVDDIGELQVELPEVHTNSCDNISQFSVDSITSQESKEPVFIAAGDIRRRLSEQLAHTPTAFKRDPEDPSAVALKEPWQEKVRRIREGSPYGHLPNWRLLSVIVKCGDDLRQELLAFQVLKQLQSIWEQERVPLWIKPYKILVISADSGMIEPVVNAVSIHQVKKQSQLSLLDYFLQEHGSYTTEAFLSAQRNFVQSCAGYCLVCYLLQVKDRHNGNILLDAEGHIIHIDFGFILSSSPRNLGFETSAFKLTTEFVDVMGGLDGDMFNYYKMLMLQGLIAARKHMDKVVQIVEIMQQGSQLPCFHGSSTIRNLKERFHMSMTEEQLQLLVEQMVDGSMRSITTKLYDGFQYLTNGIM